Part of the Pirellulales bacterium genome is shown below.
CAAGTTCCTGGGAATCAAGTTCTGCAGCGAGGCGCGCCGCGGGCGACGGGCGCTCTGGCTCGTGGCGATGATCGCCGCCGCCGAGGGAGCGCTGGTGCTGTTGGCCGTCGTCCCCGTCGAGTGGAAGCCGCTGGCGATGTTCCTCAACGGCCTGCCGCTGGGAATGGTCTGGGGGCTGGTCGTGCAGTATCTGGAAGGGCGACGAACGTCCGACTTCCTGCTCGCGGGACTCTGCTGCTCGTTCATCCTGGCCAGCGGCGTGGTGAAGGACGTGGGGCGCGGCCTGATGGCGGCGGGCGACGCCCGGCCTGCGGCGCTGGCGGCCATTCCGCCGGCGACCGAGTTCTGGATGCCCGCCGTCGCGGGGGCGCTGTTCTTGCCGCTGGCGCTGCTGGCGATCTGGCTGCTCGATCACCTCCCCGATCCCACCGCCGCCGACCGACGCGAGCGGTGCGAACGCGCCCCCATGGACGCCGCCGATCGCCGCGCGTTCCTGCGCCGGTTCTGGCCGGGTCTCGCGCTGCTGGTGCTCGGCTACTTCCTGCTGACCGCGCTGCGCGACTTTCGCGACAACTACATGGTCGACGTGCTCCAGGAACTGGGCTACTCCTACGACGAGCACGGTTCGGCGATCTCGCGGATGGAACTGCTGGTGTCCTTCGTCGTGCTCGGTGCGATGGGCAGCCTGATCCTGGTGCGGAACAACGTCCGCGGGCTCGCCGTCGTGCTGTCGGCGATGGTCGCGGGGTTCGCGCTCATCGGCGGCGCGACCTATCTCAAACAAATCGGCGCCATCGACGGACTGTGGTGGATGACGCTGTTGGGCACGGGGGCCTACTTGGCGTACGTCCCCTACAACGCCATGTTGTTCGATCGCCTGTTCGCCGCGACGCAGACCGTGGGGACCGCCGTGTTCGCGATCTACGTCGCCGACGCGATCGCCTACGTCGGCAGCGTGGCGGCGCTGCTGCTGAAAGACCATTCGTGGGGAGACGCCACCTCGACCTCGTTCTTGATGCAGCTGGCGTACGTCGTCAGCGCCGTCTCGGTCCCCGCGGTCGCGGCGAGCGGCGTTTACTTCTGGCGGCGCAAGGCGAGCCCTGCGCCGGGCGCCCCGGGCTGAACCGTACGCCGCAAGCAAGCGGCGCGCCGGTCGGCGCGACGTGCGCAATTCGACTGGTCCGCTGCGCGGCCGGCGTGAATGCGTCAACTGCGCAGCGGGGGTTCCCAGGGCAAGCTGCCCCCTGTGTGGTTTGACTCACCTCCGTCGCCCCCTGGCGGGCTCGGGCAGCGACGCGGCGGGTTGTCGCCTGGCGCGGCGGGGCGTACTCTCAAGATATCTTGTCCCAAGCGTTTGGGACCGTTGCCCCGCGGCCCCGAGATCGCCCCTCGTGTTGGTTCTGCTGCGACATGCCGTGCGGGTAGCGAGCGCAGGGCTGGCCCTGGTCGCCGTCGGGACGCCCGCGACGGCCATGGACGACGCGGGACGCCAGCGATTTCGCCAAACGGTCGAGCCGATCCTCGCCGACCGCTGCTACGACTGCCACGGCCACGGCGCCAGCGAAGCGGGCGTCGCGCTGGACGGCGGCGAGTCAGGCGATCCGCCGCTCGACGATCCGCAACTCTGGCAACGGGCCCTGCGGCAATTGCGCGCCGGGTTGATGCCCCCGGACGGCGACGCGCTGGAAGGCGCGGAGCTCGCCGCGCTCGAACGCTGGATCGTGCGCGACGCTCTGCAGTTCGATCCCGAGCGCCCCGACCCGGGACGAGTGACGATTCGCCGGCTCAATCGCACCGAGTACCGCAACACGGTGCGCGATCTGTTGGGGGTCGATTTCAACGCGGCCGACGCCTTCCCCCCCGACGACACGGGGCATGGGTTCGACACTCTGGGGGAAGTCCTCACGACGTCGCCGCTGTTGTTGGAGAAGTACGTCGAGGCCGCGGGGGACGTCGTCGCGGCGGCGGCGGAACAAGCCCGACGATCCCAGCCCGTCCCGCCGGACGATCAACCGGAAGCGGACGCGCCGCCCCCCGATCCGTTCGTCGCCTGGCACGCCGTCGACGGCGCCGCGTACTTCGCCGATGCCGACCTGCCGGCCGACCAGCGCCGCAATCGGGCCGAGCAAGCGCTGACCCATTTCGCATCGCGGGCGTTTCGACGACCCGTCGACGACGCGACCGTCGCACGGCTCGTCGCGTTGGCCGAGGCGCAGTGGTCCGAGGGCGAGCAGTTCGCCGCAGGGTTGACGCGCGCGATGACCGCGGTGCTCGCCTCCCCGCGATTCTTGTTTCGGATCGAAGAGATCGAGCCGGCGCCGGCGGGAGAACACCCGCTGGTCGACCAGTTCGCGCTCGCCTCGCGGCTGTCGTACTTCCTGTGGTCGACGATGCCCGACGCCGCGCTGTTGGAGCTGGCGGCCCAAGGCCGGCTGCGGGCCGAACTGCCGGCCCAGCTCGAACGGATGCTGGCCGACGGACGCAGCGAGCAGTTCTACCGCAACTTCGTCGGGCAATGGCTGCAAACCCGCGACGTCGAGTCGGTGCCGATCGATCCGGCGTTCGTTTCGCTGCGCGACGACCCGCGCTTCGCCGAGTTCGACGTCAAACGGAACCGCTTCCGCCAGTTGCGCCGCCGCAGCGAACGCCAGGACCGGCTGACCAAGGCCGAGCGGTCCGAACTCGCCGCGCTGCGCAAGGAGATGAACGACTTCCGCGCCAAATTCGGCGACCAGCAGTTCAGTTACGAACTGCGGGAGTCGATGCGCGAAGAGACCGAGCGGCATTTCGAGTACGTCGTCGTCGAGAATCGCCCGCTCGTGGAATTGCTCGACGCAAACTACGCCTTTCTCAATCAAGGGCTCGCCCGGCACTACGGCCTGGAGAGCCTCGTCGAGCATTTGCCGACCGACGGCGTCCGGCGGATCGAGTTGCCGGCCGGCACTCCCCGCGGGGGCGTGTTGACGCAAGGCTCGCTGCTGACGGTCACGTCGAACCCCGATCGCACCTCGCCGGTGAAACGGGGACAGTTCATCCTCGAAAACATCCTGGGGACCCCCGCCGCCCCGCCGCCGGCGAACGTCCCCCCGCTCGATTCCGAGGCCGCCGGCGCCGGCGGCCGGCCGCTCACGGTTCGCGAGTCGATGGAACTCCATCGCGCCGATCCGACGTGCCATTCCTGTCACGCCCGCATGGACCCGCTGGGGCTGGCCCTTGAAAACTTCAACGCGATGGGGGCTTGGCGCGACACCGAGCGGGGCGAGCCGATCGACTCCTCCGCGACCATGGCGTCGGGCGAACGACTCGCCGGGGCCGCCGATCTCAAGCGCGCACTCGCCCACGGCCATCGCCGCGAGTTCTTGGTCTGTCTCACCGAAAAGCTGTTGACCTACGGCCTGGGCCGCGGGTTGGAGTACCATGACGTGGGGACGGTCGACGCGATCGTCGACCGGATCGAGGCCGAAGGAGGCACGGCCCGGGCGCTGCTGACGGGGGTCGTCCAGTCGGCCCCGTTCCAACGTCGCCGCGCCGACGTCGAAACGACCGTGGCGGCGACGCCGACGCCTTGAGCCGTACCCGGTCCGAGCAAGCCCGAAGCGAGGGACGCCATGCACGACTTCCGATTCCGCCGTCAAGAAACGTCCGCCCCGGCCTTGCCGCGACGCCAGTTCCTGCTGCGCGGGTTGGGAGCGGCGCTGGCCGTGCCGGCGTGGCAGTCGCTGCAACGCACGGCCCTGAGCGCGGCCGCGGGCGCTCCGCCGTTGGCGACGACCCCGGGGGGCGCCCCGCTGCGAATGGCGTACGTGTACTTTCCCAACGGCGCCATCCCCGCGATGTGGGCGCCGACGCGCGCGGAGAACGACTGGAGCCTGAGCCCCACTCTGGCCGATCTCGCCCCCTGGAAGCACAAGCTGCAGGTCCTCGCGGGTCTCGACCAGCGGAACGCCCAAGGGGGGCCCGACGGCGCGGGGGACCACGCCCGCGGCGGCTCGGTCTTCCTGACCGGCGTGCGGCTCCGCAAAAGCGCCACCGACGTCCGCGCCGGCCAAAGCATCGATCAGGCGGTCGCCCAGCGCATGGGTCACGCCGCGCGCATCCCCTCGCTGGAACTCACCTGCGACCAGGTTCGCAAAAGCGGCACCTGCGACTCGGGCTACTCGTGCGCCTACGTGTTCAACATGTCGTGGCACGACGCGACCACCCCCATGACCCCCGAGCCGAACCCCCGGCAGGCGTTCGAGCGGCTGTTCGGCGCCGGTTCGCCCGAGGAGCGAGCCCGTAGTCTCGTCCAACGGCGGGCCCGCCAGCGGTCGATCCTCGACTATCTGGCCGACGACGCAAAGTCGCTCCACGGACGACTCGACCGCAGCGATCGCGCCAAGCTCGACCAGTACCTCACGGGCGTCCGCGAACTGGAACGCCGCATCGAACAGGAAGAGCGGTTCGCCGCCACGCTCGATCCGGCGATCGAGGCCCCCGCCGGCATTCCCCAGGAGTTCGCCGGGCATGTCGACCTGATGCTCG
Proteins encoded:
- a CDS encoding DUF1552 domain-containing protein, with protein sequence MHDFRFRRQETSAPALPRRQFLLRGLGAALAVPAWQSLQRTALSAAAGAPPLATTPGGAPLRMAYVYFPNGAIPAMWAPTRAENDWSLSPTLADLAPWKHKLQVLAGLDQRNAQGGPDGAGDHARGGSVFLTGVRLRKSATDVRAGQSIDQAVAQRMGHAARIPSLELTCDQVRKSGTCDSGYSCAYVFNMSWHDATTPMTPEPNPRQAFERLFGAGSPEERARSLVQRRARQRSILDYLADDAKSLHGRLDRSDRAKLDQYLTGVRELERRIEQEERFAATLDPAIEAPAGIPQEFAGHVDLMLDVLALAFQTDSTRVATLLMSHDGSNRPFHDIGVSEGHHDLSHHQNRPERVQKVAEIDHWYARRFAGLLERLDAIPDVDGRTVLDNSMIVYGSGNADGNAHTHVNLPIVLAGGGGGTLAPGRFVDHGGQPLCNLFLSLADRMGVDLPRFGDSTGRLGNL
- a CDS encoding DUF1592 domain-containing protein translates to MLVLLRHAVRVASAGLALVAVGTPATAMDDAGRQRFRQTVEPILADRCYDCHGHGASEAGVALDGGESGDPPLDDPQLWQRALRQLRAGLMPPDGDALEGAELAALERWIVRDALQFDPERPDPGRVTIRRLNRTEYRNTVRDLLGVDFNAADAFPPDDTGHGFDTLGEVLTTSPLLLEKYVEAAGDVVAAAAEQARRSQPVPPDDQPEADAPPPDPFVAWHAVDGAAYFADADLPADQRRNRAEQALTHFASRAFRRPVDDATVARLVALAEAQWSEGEQFAAGLTRAMTAVLASPRFLFRIEEIEPAPAGEHPLVDQFALASRLSYFLWSTMPDAALLELAAQGRLRAELPAQLERMLADGRSEQFYRNFVGQWLQTRDVESVPIDPAFVSLRDDPRFAEFDVKRNRFRQLRRRSERQDRLTKAERSELAALRKEMNDFRAKFGDQQFSYELRESMREETERHFEYVVVENRPLVELLDANYAFLNQGLARHYGLESLVEHLPTDGVRRIELPAGTPRGGVLTQGSLLTVTSNPDRTSPVKRGQFILENILGTPAAPPPANVPPLDSEAAGAGGRPLTVRESMELHRADPTCHSCHARMDPLGLALENFNAMGAWRDTERGEPIDSSATMASGERLAGAADLKRALAHGHRREFLVCLTEKLLTYGLGRGLEYHDVGTVDAIVDRIEAEGGTARALLTGVVQSAPFQRRRADVETTVAATPTP